A region of the Desulfobacter postgatei 2ac9 genome:
AAGAAACTTTTTAAAACTTTCAGCCGGTGCGGGTGCCCTTGCACTGTTTCAGATAACCGGTGTCAGCTGTGCAGGCTCTGGAGGTGGATTGGTAATCCAGGAGTCTCTACCCTACAAAGCAGATGCCCTTGAACCGTATATATCTGAAAAGACAATTCGCTTTCACTATGGGAAGCACCATGCCGGGTATGTAAAAAAATTGAATCAGATGATCAAAGGAACCGCTTACGCCGGCCTGGGTATTGAGGCAATTGTTCAGAAAACATACGGCAGCGCAGGTGAGACCGGTATTTTTAATAATGCCGCCCAGGTCTTTAATCACACCTTTTACTGGAACAGCATGAAACCGGGTGGCGGCGGTGTGCCTGATGGTGTTATTTCCGAAAAAATCAATGCGGACTTCGGCAGTTATGATGCATTTAAAAAAGACTTTGCATCCGCAGCGCTCTCCCAGTTCGGCAGTGGGTGGGCATGGCTTGTTAAAGATGGTGATGCGCTGAAAATTCTCAAAACATCAAACGCCGATACACCGATTGCCCAGGGGCTGGTTCCGCTCCTTACCGTTGATGTATGGGAACATGCATATTACCTGGATTACCAGAACCGGAGAGCGGACTATATCGACGCATATCTGGAACATCTGGTCAACTGGGCGTTTGCAGAAACCAATCTGGTGGGATAGAAGATAGATTAAACGGCCGGTAATTACAGTCGATTGCCCTGGAAATCCGGCCCGAATCCGTTTGATTTTTAAGGATTGTTAGCCGCCTGACCCCTGTCGAGTTCGTTGTAAATCATTGGTCCGGCAAAACTCAGGCGGTGCATAATCCTTCCATTCTTTTGTTCAGTCAACAATGATCACTGGGATGTTCAAGGAATGCATCACCCGCGAA
Encoded here:
- a CDS encoding Fe-Mn family superoxide dismutase is translated as MDRRNFLKLSAGAGALALFQITGVSCAGSGGGLVIQESLPYKADALEPYISEKTIRFHYGKHHAGYVKKLNQMIKGTAYAGLGIEAIVQKTYGSAGETGIFNNAAQVFNHTFYWNSMKPGGGGVPDGVISEKINADFGSYDAFKKDFASAALSQFGSGWAWLVKDGDALKILKTSNADTPIAQGLVPLLTVDVWEHAYYLDYQNRRADYIDAYLEHLVNWAFAETNLVG